In Halobacillus amylolyticus, the following proteins share a genomic window:
- the istB gene encoding IS21-like element helper ATPase IstB: MKKTVNELQDQFRQLRLSETAEELPQLLREAEKSSWTYLEFLESITRYELAKREAKSFEKRMKWARFPFVKSLDEFELNGQNVLTARQLTQLRELSWLEQQYNLIILGPPGIGKTYIAIGLGLEAVSRGFNVYFATMGELVQLLKTEEYLNKSKVQLKRMRNADLVIIDDLMYMAMDQREANLFFHLINHLYERSSIILTSNKSPEEWGNMIGDQGITTAILDRLLHRVEVIQGGENEESYRMKNRKSIF; encoded by the coding sequence ATGAAGAAGACCGTGAATGAATTACAAGATCAATTTCGTCAGTTACGTCTATCAGAAACTGCGGAGGAGCTTCCACAGCTTCTTCGCGAAGCTGAAAAATCTTCATGGACCTACTTAGAATTCTTAGAATCTATTACGCGATATGAACTAGCAAAACGGGAAGCCAAAAGCTTTGAAAAAAGAATGAAATGGGCACGATTCCCTTTCGTGAAGTCCTTAGATGAGTTTGAACTGAATGGTCAAAACGTGCTGACTGCCCGCCAGCTAACACAACTCAGAGAATTAAGCTGGCTGGAACAGCAGTATAACCTAATTATTCTTGGGCCACCTGGCATTGGGAAAACGTACATCGCAATTGGACTGGGTCTCGAAGCTGTTTCCAGAGGATTCAACGTTTACTTCGCTACAATGGGTGAGCTTGTACAGCTCTTAAAGACGGAAGAATATCTGAACAAATCAAAGGTACAACTGAAACGAATGAGAAACGCTGACCTTGTGATTATTGATGATTTGATGTACATGGCGATGGATCAGCGAGAGGCAAATCTGTTTTTCCATTTGATTAACCATTTATACGAACGAAGTTCGATCATCTTAACCTCAAATAAAAGTCCAGAGGAATGGGGGAATATGATTGGTGATCAGGGGATTACGACAGCGATTTTAGATCGTTTACTCCATCGTGTGGAAGTTATACAGGGCGGAGAGAATGAGGAAAGTTATCGTATGAAAAACAGAAAAAGCATCTTTTAA
- the istA gene encoding IS21 family transposase produces MLYLKIKDLYKRKFKVAQIAKELKISRPTVYKYLEMTFDEAKAYTELPIGKKKKLDSYKDWILAWLEEYPHLSAAQIHDWLLERYPNLAVGGSTVRSYVKDIREFYQIERKVTVRQYEAIPEQPMGKQLQVDWGETKQKTTESKEIKLYFIAFVLAHSRQKYMEWQTRPFTTRDAIRCHENAFQFYGGCPEEIVYDQDHLITVSENAGQLLLTAEFQSYVNERKFKVHLCRRADPESKGMIENVVKYIKGNFADSRVFSDIEDWNQRGLQWLMRTGNYQVHQTTKKRPAEVFLVEKQHLKPVSSLLSFESTNNQSITRSVSKDNTIRYKSNRYSVPLGTYQTNADNHVLIEVTGEEPPTLVIRKEAESEIIAEHVISLEKGKLIQNRNHIRDRSKGVEEFKRRLISFFENKTQASGYFDEISQRYPRYRRDQFAIIHQVIKQYPTVIETVLTKCMREKLFSANDFRDMAKHINRLPHEPVKEAKSFYTYPAKYSHIKTSTRSINAYTSILGGLS; encoded by the coding sequence GTGTTGTATTTAAAAATTAAGGACCTATACAAACGGAAGTTTAAAGTAGCACAAATCGCTAAGGAGCTTAAGATCTCAAGACCAACTGTCTATAAATATTTAGAGATGACTTTTGATGAAGCAAAAGCTTATACAGAACTGCCTATTGGGAAAAAAAAGAAATTAGACAGCTACAAAGACTGGATCCTTGCCTGGTTAGAAGAATACCCTCACTTGAGTGCTGCACAAATACATGATTGGCTTCTAGAGAGATACCCGAACCTGGCGGTCGGTGGAAGTACGGTGAGATCATATGTTAAAGATATCAGGGAATTCTACCAGATTGAGAGGAAGGTAACGGTTCGCCAATACGAAGCAATACCTGAACAACCAATGGGGAAACAACTTCAGGTAGACTGGGGTGAAACAAAACAGAAGACAACGGAGAGCAAAGAGATCAAGTTGTATTTCATTGCGTTTGTCCTCGCTCACTCCAGACAGAAGTATATGGAATGGCAAACAAGGCCATTTACCACGAGAGATGCGATCCGATGTCATGAAAATGCATTTCAATTCTATGGAGGATGTCCAGAAGAAATCGTATACGATCAGGATCACTTAATTACAGTGAGTGAAAATGCAGGACAGCTGCTTTTAACAGCTGAGTTTCAAAGTTATGTGAATGAACGTAAGTTTAAGGTTCATTTGTGCAGAAGAGCTGATCCGGAGTCTAAAGGTATGATTGAAAATGTAGTGAAGTACATAAAAGGTAACTTCGCAGACAGTCGAGTGTTCAGTGATATAGAGGATTGGAATCAGCGGGGGCTACAATGGCTAATGCGTACCGGAAATTATCAAGTTCATCAGACAACGAAAAAAAGACCAGCTGAAGTGTTTCTCGTCGAAAAGCAACACTTAAAGCCAGTCTCTTCCCTACTTTCATTTGAAAGTACCAATAATCAAAGTATAACAAGAAGTGTGAGCAAGGACAATACAATCCGGTATAAGTCCAATCGATATTCCGTCCCTCTCGGGACTTATCAAACAAATGCTGATAACCATGTTTTGATTGAAGTTACAGGTGAAGAACCACCGACGCTCGTGATTCGAAAAGAAGCAGAAAGTGAAATCATTGCGGAACACGTTATCAGCTTAGAAAAAGGGAAACTCATTCAAAATCGCAATCATATCCGTGATCGATCCAAAGGTGTTGAAGAGTTTAAACGACGTTTGATCTCCTTTTTTGAAAATAAAACACAGGCATCTGGTTACTTTGATGAGATCAGCCAAAGATACCCAAGGTATCGTCGAGACCAGTTTGCGATCATTCATCAGGTCATCAAACAGTATCCAACGGTAATCGAGACCGTATTGACCAAGTGTATGAGAGAAAAGCTGTTTAGTGCAAATGACTTTCGTGATATGGCCAAGCACATTAATAGATTGCCTCATGAGCCGGTAAAAGAGGCAAAATCCTTTTATACCTATCCCGCAAAATATAGTCACATCAAGACCTCTACCCGTTCTATAAATGCTTATACCAGCATTTTAGGAGGTCTATCATGA